One part of the Acetonema longum DSM 6540 genome encodes these proteins:
- the prmC gene encoding peptide chain release factor N(5)-glutamine methyltransferase, which yields MSDAKKNNWTIGEILQWTKQYFSEKGVENPRLDAEVLLSDIVKLDRLRLYVNFDQPLQQQELDRYRDYVKKRVMRLPVAYILGRKEFMGLEFAVNPAVLIPRPETELLVETVLKRLEGCQNPAILDIGTGSGAIILSVLKLLPAATGLAVDISPQALAVARDNADRLGVAERVTFRESNLLTALGEPDKPAGGFDAILSNPPYIKDEDIPVLAPEVGKEPRTALAGGRDGLDFYRLILQEAAGYLQPEGFLAWEIGAGQSEDISRLARESGWTVTDVLKDLAGIERVMVLIIGK from the coding sequence GTGAGCGACGCGAAGAAAAACAATTGGACGATCGGGGAAATTCTCCAGTGGACCAAGCAGTATTTCAGCGAAAAAGGCGTGGAGAATCCGCGCCTGGATGCTGAAGTACTGCTTTCTGATATTGTAAAGCTGGATCGGCTGCGGCTGTACGTGAATTTTGATCAGCCCCTGCAGCAGCAGGAATTAGACCGTTACCGGGATTATGTGAAAAAACGGGTTATGCGGCTGCCGGTAGCTTATATTCTGGGACGCAAGGAGTTCATGGGACTGGAGTTTGCCGTAAATCCGGCGGTGCTCATCCCACGGCCGGAAACTGAACTGCTGGTGGAAACCGTTTTAAAGCGGCTTGAAGGCTGTCAGAATCCTGCGATCTTAGACATTGGCACCGGCAGCGGCGCTATTATTCTCAGTGTCTTAAAACTATTGCCTGCGGCAACCGGTCTGGCCGTGGATATTTCTCCCCAGGCTTTGGCAGTGGCCCGGGACAACGCCGACCGGCTGGGAGTGGCGGAACGGGTAACCTTCCGGGAGAGCAATTTGCTGACGGCGCTGGGAGAACCGGATAAGCCAGCCGGAGGGTTTGACGCCATCCTGTCCAATCCTCCTTACATTAAAGATGAAGACATTCCGGTTCTCGCGCCGGAAGTGGGAAAGGAACCCCGAACCGCTTTAGCCGGCGGCAGGGATGGTCTGGATTTTTACCGCCTGATCCTGCAAGAGGCCGCCGGCTATCTGCAGCCGGAAGGCTTTCTGGCCTGGGAAATCGGAGCGGGTCAGTCGGAAGACATCAGCCGGCTTGCCCGGGAATCAGGCTGGACCGTGACCGACGTACTCAAGGACCTCGCCGGCATTGAGCGGGTTATGGTTCTAATAATTGGTAAATAA
- a CDS encoding DUF1385 domain-containing protein, which yields MKPKVYIGGQAVIEGVMMRGPKEIATAVREPSGEIILQKDVFTSITDRFPVLKKPMLRGVVSLAESLVYGLKALSFSAQAAGEEGEQLSTKEIVLTMLFALGLAVLLFIAIPTFAAKYIYSAVSDPFLLNLFEGLLRLVIFLAYIVAISQMKDIQRVFAYHGAEHKTIHAYEAGAPLDPEHVRGYSRLHPRCGTNFLLIVMVISIITFAFLGWPSLFWRILSRILLMPLVAGISYEIIRFAGRSQNRLVACIVTPGLWLQYLTTREPDDSQIEVAIRALEAVKPAETVVPDRDSNRANPGVNSDA from the coding sequence GTGAAACCTAAAGTCTATATCGGCGGTCAGGCGGTGATTGAAGGCGTGATGATGCGTGGCCCGAAAGAAATCGCCACTGCCGTGCGGGAACCGTCCGGAGAGATTATCCTGCAAAAAGACGTATTCACATCCATTACCGACCGCTTTCCTGTCTTAAAAAAGCCCATGCTGCGTGGCGTGGTTTCTTTGGCCGAATCGCTTGTATACGGTCTCAAGGCCCTTTCCTTTTCCGCTCAGGCGGCGGGAGAAGAGGGGGAGCAGCTTTCTACCAAAGAGATCGTCTTAACCATGCTGTTTGCTCTGGGGCTGGCAGTTCTGCTGTTTATCGCCATTCCTACCTTTGCGGCCAAATATATTTATAGTGCCGTCAGCGATCCCTTCCTCCTGAATCTGTTTGAAGGACTGCTCAGACTGGTCATTTTTCTCGCCTATATCGTTGCTATTTCTCAAATGAAAGATATTCAACGGGTTTTTGCCTATCATGGCGCTGAGCATAAAACCATCCATGCTTATGAAGCCGGAGCACCGCTGGACCCGGAGCATGTCCGGGGCTACAGCCGCCTGCATCCTCGTTGTGGCACCAATTTTCTTCTGATTGTGATGGTAATCAGCATCATTACCTTTGCTTTTCTTGGATGGCCTAGTTTATTCTGGCGCATCCTGTCCCGGATCCTCTTGATGCCGCTGGTGGCCGGGATATCCTACGAGATCATCCGCTTTGCCGGACGCAGTCAAAACCGGCTGGTAGCCTGTATCGTAACGCCTGGGTTGTGGTTGCAGTATCTGACCACCCGGGAACCGGATGACAGCCAGATCGAAGTAGCCATCCGGGCCCTGGAAGCCGTCAAACCGGCGGAAACCGTTGTACCTGACAGGGATTCAAATCGAGCCAATCCAGGGGTGAATAGCGATGCTTGA
- a CDS encoding L-threonylcarbamoyladenylate synthase, giving the protein MKTRYIYVNPQDPEQNAIDLAAEVIRRGRLAAFPTETVYGLGGNGLDPEAVRSIFAAKGRPGDNPLILHIAATEEAERLVKTVTPNAAALMQRFWPGPLTVVLEKSDLVPLVVTGGLNTVAIRLPDSLVARRLISAAGVPVAAPSANTSGRPSPANAKAVLSDLDGKIDMVLDAGPCRIGVESTVVDCTTPVPTLLRPGGITLEMLLEVLGEVEAAPALSGLHTTVPRSPGMKYTHYAPSAPMRLVEATDSAMPVILERYIAEAQATGQVVGALVSGETAERLPDGVVSAVYGPRSRPDMIAARLYDCLRQFDNTPVDVIFAEGIADKGLGLAVMNRMRKAAGYDIIRE; this is encoded by the coding sequence ATGAAAACACGTTACATCTATGTTAACCCCCAAGACCCGGAGCAAAACGCCATTGATCTGGCGGCCGAAGTGATCCGCCGGGGCAGACTGGCGGCCTTTCCCACAGAAACAGTGTATGGATTGGGCGGCAACGGTCTTGACCCGGAAGCCGTCCGGAGCATTTTTGCCGCCAAAGGACGGCCCGGGGACAATCCGCTGATTTTACATATTGCCGCCACGGAGGAAGCCGAGCGGCTGGTCAAAACCGTTACACCCAATGCCGCCGCCTTGATGCAGCGCTTTTGGCCCGGCCCTCTCACCGTTGTGCTGGAGAAGTCAGACCTCGTTCCTTTGGTTGTAACCGGCGGATTGAATACTGTGGCTATCCGCCTGCCTGACTCCTTGGTGGCCAGGAGACTGATCAGCGCCGCCGGCGTTCCGGTTGCCGCCCCCAGTGCCAATACCTCCGGTCGCCCCAGTCCGGCCAATGCCAAAGCTGTATTGAGCGACCTGGATGGTAAAATTGATATGGTATTGGATGCCGGTCCCTGCCGAATCGGCGTGGAATCCACTGTGGTAGACTGCACCACGCCGGTGCCTACACTCTTAAGACCGGGCGGTATTACTCTGGAAATGCTGCTGGAGGTACTTGGAGAGGTAGAAGCTGCCCCGGCTCTGTCGGGCTTACATACCACAGTTCCCCGCTCTCCCGGCATGAAATACACTCATTATGCCCCCAGTGCTCCCATGAGGCTGGTGGAAGCTACGGATTCGGCGATGCCGGTTATCCTGGAGCGGTACATTGCCGAGGCTCAGGCAACAGGACAGGTGGTGGGGGCTTTGGTCTCCGGTGAGACAGCGGAACGTTTGCCTGACGGGGTGGTCAGCGCCGTCTATGGACCCCGCAGCCGGCCGGATATGATTGCAGCCCGGCTGTATGACTGCCTGCGTCAATTTGACAATACCCCGGTGGATGTGATCTTTGCCGAAGGCATTGCCGACAAGGGACTGGGACTGGCAGTCATGAACCGCATGCGCAAAGCCGCAGGCTATGACATTATTCGGGAGTAA
- the rpmE gene encoding 50S ribosomal protein L31, translated as MKEKIHPQYGEAKVICGCGNTFTTGSVKKELRVDVCSACHPFFTGQQRNMAARGRIEKFNKRYGQEG; from the coding sequence ATGAAAGAAAAAATTCACCCCCAATATGGTGAAGCCAAAGTGATATGTGGTTGCGGCAATACCTTTACAACCGGTTCGGTAAAAAAAGAATTGCGTGTAGACGTATGTTCCGCCTGTCATCCTTTTTTCACAGGACAACAGCGTAATATGGCGGCTCGCGGTCGTATCGAGAAATTCAACAAACGTTACGGCCAGGAAGGCTAA